GTAGTTCCGGTGGACATCGCCGGTGATCACGATGGGATTCAGATCTGACTGTTGGGCCATGAAATCACGAACAGTGTCTCGATCGGCTCGATAGCCATCCCATTTATCTCCAGCTCCGAAATTCTCAACGTCCGGGTCGGGATTTTCATCCGTTGCCGAGAACGGGACCTGTTGTGCCAGGACATTCCATTGAGACTCGGAACGAGCGAGTCCATCAATCAACCAGTCCTCTTGAACATTTCCAAGAAGTGTCCGATTTGGATCGCTCGCTTCCTCAGTGGATGACGTTTGATCGGAGCGGTACTGGCGAGTGTCAAGGACATTGAATTCGACGAGATCTCCGAACGTGAATCGCCGATAGAGTGGGAGATCGGGTCCCGTCGGCATTCTCGAAGGACGTAGCGGCATGTGTTCGAAGTACGCTTGGTAGGCGTTTGCACGCCGCTCTAGAAAATGCTCTGGTGGAACGTCGTTCTCTGAAACCTCATCAGCGTAGTTGTTTTCGACTTCGTGATCGTCCCACGTGACGAGCCACGGGAACGCGGCGTGAGCATCTTGAAGGTTTTCATCGGTCTTATAGAGCGCGTGGCGGAGACGATACTGTTCGAGTGTATTGGTCTCTGTATTGAATCGACGAGGAATCTCTGTGCTGCGCTCGCCAGTGCTCGGTGAAATCGGATACTCGTAGATGTAGTCTCCGAGATGAATCACCAGATCGAGGTCGTCTGCTGCCATGTGCTCATAGGCAGTGTAGTAGCCGGACGGCCACGACTGACACGACGCGAATGCGAAACTAAAACTATCTGGACTCGTTTCAGGTGCGGGTGCAGTCTTCGTTTGTCCGATAGGGCTGTATTTATTTCCGGCTTGGAATTGATAGTAATACTCTGTGTTATCTTCGAGTCCTTCAACGTCGACGTGGACCGAATGCGCCCATTGTGGGGTGGCGAACGTCACTCCACGCGTGACGACATTGTTCATCCCCTCGTCGGTAGCGATCTCATAGAGTACCGGTACAGGGAGATCGGGCATCCCTCCATTGGGTTCGAGCGGTTCTGGCGCGAGTCGAGTCCAGAGGACGACTGAATCAGGGAGCGGATCTCCCGAGGCGATTCCCAGTGTAAACGGGTCATCACTAAACCGCTTTGGTGCCCGATTAGCTGCTTTCGCTCGGTCACTGAGTGCGATCCCAGAAGCGCCGAGTGTGGCCATTCCACCGAGTGCACGGAGGAAGGTGCGTCGTTTCGTAGTTGGCAGATCTGTTGTCATGCTGTTTGCTTCACTAGTTGACTGGGCGCTAACAACATAATTTCATCCTCTGTAGAATATATTAGTTAATGTATTGCATTTAGATTGATATACTGGATCTGGATGATTGGTTTTTATACTTCTGTGACGAAAGGGGAATAATCACTCCGAGAGAAACAGGCAGATCAATGGTATCGGATCAGATCAAATCAATTAGTTATTCGTCTGCGTTCGAAAAATGATGCGTACATAACACAGCCCGTGATTGACGTGGGAGCACGCTCGAAACACCATCCGGTCAAGTCCCATTCTGGTGGATGCGGATACACACTCATCTGATTCTTCGTCGGCTGTGTGTCTCCTACGGTCGGCTTTCGATTGGTCATCAGCGTCGGTAGGGTGAATCAATAATTCCTTGCTCAAGGTCGTTTCTTCGTGCGGTATGCTATGTCCAGTCAGGAGTAATCTCTCTATTACAAAGTTGCATCCCGGACAACACATTGCGTTACCAGGAGAGGTCGTACCGAGAGTAATTCACGAGCGAACAGCGAGTGATCGCGGCCAAATCCGGAAAAATAAGGGTTACCACTCATGAATGGTGTTCTTGTCCTCGACAGCAATGGGCAGTCGGCCCTCAGTATCGTTCGGTCGCTTGGCAGACACGGCGTCCGTGTCACTGCCGGAGCGGATCGGCGGTTTGCGCTCGGGCCGATGTCGAAGTATGCGACGGACGTGTACATCCACCCAGACCCGGATGACGACTGTTATGCCTTTATCGACCATCTCCGAGCGTACTTGGCTGATAATGACTACTTCGCAGTCGTTCCGGTCACGGACAAAACGACGGCGCTATTGTCTCGGCATAAAGCCGAACTCGAACGAACGGGCACAATTGTTGCCGCCGAGGACTGGGAGACGTTCTCGCTTGTGTATAACAAGGCGAACACGTTCGATCTTGCTGCGGAGCTCGATGTTCCGACCCCCACGACATTCACGCTGGAGTCGCCGGCTAAGATCGATCACATTAGGGATGATCTGACGTATCCTGCGGTGATTAAATCACGGAGCAAGAGCATATGGACTGCAAATGGGACCCACAAGCTGAGTCGCGTCGGTGAGTCCCATTACGTCCGCTCGCCGGATGAACTTCTATCGACCTACAAGACACTCCACGCATCGAACGACGCGTTTGAGGAGAATCCACCGATAGTTCAAGAATATGTCCCTGGGGAGACTCAGACGACTGTTGTCTTGGCTGACGAGGGCGAAATCCTTGCACATTTCCAGGAACGACGGCTGCGGACTGATCCGCCAAGCGGGGGGAACTCGACGCTTCTCGATGGAGTCCAGAACCAGCGAATGTACGGATATGCACAATCACTAATTGAGTTACTGGGATGGACCGGGCCAGCACAGGTCGAGTTCATGAAACAACCTGATGGCGAATTCCAGCTCATTGAAATAAATGGTCGCTACTGGGGATCGCTCCCACTCGCGATGAACAGCGGCGTTGACTTCCCGTGGCTTCACTACCGACTGTTGCGTGGCGAGCGCCCAGAGCCGGTGGAAAGCTATCGAACGGATATTGTTCAGCGTCGCCTGCTGTACGGGGATCTTAACTGGCTCCATCACCGGCTCGTGGAAGGTGACTTTCGTGCGTTCGGGCCATTTTTCCGGTCATTTATTGGCCCAAAGCACACGTTCGTTTCCATTGATGACCCGCAACCTACCGCTGTCGCGCTCTTGCAAGCAGTCGAGCTTGGAGCTGGACAACTGATCGATACACTTCGACTGAAGACACGAATACGGCGGAACCTAATAAATCCGACGTGACCACCACACAGAAGACAAAACAACGCATTGTGTGCAACTGATTTCACGGTATCCATCTGCAAGGGAGATGATGACCGTCCATATGTCTGTACGGATGTCCTACTCGGACTGTATTTTATATTGTGAGCAGTCGTTTTGACCGGTCAATCAGAGCCCTGTCGGTCACAGAGTGTCAGGGAAGATATTTTCATCGTCTAATTACCGAAACTCGAGAGTCGTCGCCTTGATACCACCTATTGATCATTTCTATCGACATGGTTCACACTGACGGTAAGCATCCAACTGTTACACTCGATTATGTTGTCGATGAATAAGATAAGCCTATTTTCGACGTACGAAGAGCACATTCTTTTCATACACTAGAAACACATGTGAATGAGTACTGTGGTTACTGATTGCGTGTTCAGGATGCCGAGACTGAACAATATCTCGACGATGCAACAACATCTCGAATCAGATTTACAAGAGCCGACACGCATGCCGAAGTATGGGTTGTAAACTGTAAGTCAGATTTCCAACTTACATCTGAAATGGAAATATATAGAAGTAAATACTCATTACTGCTGAAAATCGACCACATTGGCATTAATTCTGTGTTCTAGCGTAGTCGCTTCTGCGAGCAATCCAATACTCTCAAGACTCCTATAGACGACGAACTCCCATACCTTCTGATGTGTGGAAATCACCACACTCCGCAATCATCGAAGCGATTCATCGATGAAACAAGCAGTATCAACATCAACTGGAATCGTCTCCGTTTAGTCTTGTTTTGATGGTGGTCTCTAAATGTGTCCGTACGAACCGTGCCAACTGCTTGTAACAGCCCAGTATGACACATCCGTCGTCAAACCTCTTGAATACGGCTGTTTTCCGATCTCAGGTGGTGACTCGTAGTGATTTGGACTCACCGATTACGAACGAACGTTAGTAGAGCTACCCTTGAGTTGTTATGGACCAACAATAATGAGCGGATATTTCTGCTCTATTACCAATACTATTGAACATTTGATATGATGTATGGTTTCATAGACACGAGGTTTGTAGTGGCCAACTCCAATCTTGACTTTGGTCAAAATACGGTGAATCTCGCTATTGCGATGTTTGGAACTGACGATCAGCCATTTTGGTATCTATGACGATGGTATCAATTCACAGCAACTGTGTTGTGGTGTCTCAGAGGAGACGCTCGTCTCGGGTCCCGTTACGGTGTTCTGCTGAGTGATTGCAATCAACTTCTAACCGTTCGCCGTAAGGTGGACAGCGTCGTGGGCGCCGTGTGGTTCGATGAGCACAACCTCTGCCTCGAACGGTGGATCATCGCTCCCGATAACAAAGTGGTCAGGATGTTTCAGGGCACAATGGATGCCAGTGGAGTTTGCACGAAAGCGGCCAAAGCGATTCACAATTAGAACGTCACGAAATATTCAGCACCCCCGCTGAAAGGATAGTGGTTCGTAATGGAAGTGTGACTGTTCTCTCAGGCTGTCGCTCCTCCATCAATATGGATAATCTCTCCAGATACATATTCCGACACGTCCGATGCGAGAAACAACGCCACGTTACTCACATCATCCAAGGTTCCCAATCGATCGAGTGGGATGTTCTCCGCCCGATCCGTGACCCACGATGGGTCCTCTTCTCGGACCGTCTCGTTCATCGATGTTTTCGTCGTCCCTGGAGCGATCGCGTTTACGGACACACCGTGAGGTCCATACTCGACGGCGAGTTGCTTAACGAGCGTGTTAACGCCACCTTTGCTTGCACAGTACGCGGGTAGATTCTCAACCCCACGAGATCCTGCTTCTGATGTAATGTGGACGAGCGAACCCCCAGTTTCCATCAGAGACGGAAGCACTGCCTTGCTCAGGCGAAGTGACCCGAGGAGATTGACGTCGACGACGGCCTTCAAGTCCCGCTCGGACGCTTTGTGAAGTGGTCCTCGCGTGAGTACTCCTGCGCTGTTTACCACGACATCAAGATCGTCGAACTCACCGGTCGCAGTAGCGACGGCCTCTTCAATCGAGTCTATATCACGGACATCGCACTCAATTGGAAGGCAGTTCTCGCCTCGGTTCGTGGCGATTTCTTCGAGATCATCCTTCGAGCGCGCCGCGATAGCGACATCAGCGCCGTTATCGAGGTAGGTGTTGGCGATCGAGCGTCCCATACCTCTGCTTGCACCCACGATCAGTGCATGCGTATTCGATAAGTTACACTGCATTACAGTCGGGTTGACTGTACCGACGCTCATAACTGTGGGTGGTCGTCATCACGACACCTCACTCGCACACTGTGTGACGATGAGTGAGTCGAGAGCCTACCAATATATTATTCAGCAGTAGCATTCACAAACATGGACAAAATTTCAACAAATGACGATTCAGGGAATTCGATCAAATCTGTTGAAACAGGATTCAAAATAATTGAATACCTCCATGACGTCGAAGTGGCAACCGCGACAGAGGTAAGCAACGAGCTTGACCTACCTCTCAGCACAGCTCACGTTTATCTGAAAACATTAGAGCAAATCGGATACGTCGTCTGCGAGAGCCAGAACTACCGAATTGGACTTCGATTTCTGCATCACGGCGGAGTCGCCCGACACAAACTCCGGATCTACCAAATAGCAAAGCACGAAATCTCTGATCTCTCTGAAAAAACACAAGAAGTCGCCAATCTGGGAGTCGAGGAGAATGGACAACGGGTCCTTTTACAGAAAGCCGAAGCTCCCGAGGGGGTATACGACAACCCACCGATCGGACAATTTACGAATATGCACTGGACAGCCCTCGGAAAAGCGATGTTGTCGACGATGTCGCCTGAACAAGTGGAGAAGATCGTAAGCGTACACGGTCTTCCCAAAGCGACAGAAAACACAATCACGACACTCGATACCCTCGTTGAGGAGCTGGATAGAACTCGTGAGCGTGGATACTCGATCGAGGACGAAGAGCGACGGCGAAGAATTCGGGCTATTGGCATCCCGATAGAGATATCTGACGGCGTGTCATCCACAAGCGCTATATCGGTTTCAGGACCTCGCAGTCGAATCCAGAAGAAAGAAGACGAGATAATTGATGCGTTGTACAACACTGCTAACGTGATAGGACTCAAATGCAATCATTATTGAGGTAAGTTCAATGCTTTTGGAGTCAACGAATGGGTTGTCTAAATTACGAATGTACGCCTGTAATCGACATTTGCAGTTTCAGCAGGAGAGACGTCAGAACAGCCCACCGAAGCAGCAGTACAGAACGGATGGATTGTATTGTTGATAACGTTTGCGTGCTCGCCACGTGAACAATCATTAATTACTATGTTTTGGTAGGCCCACATGCATCGCAAGTGGCGTATATCCACACATGATTAGAAGCAGTGAACTTCTAATTGTTTTCATCTATTGGAAGAATACAGTTCGACGACACTGAGTGATTTCCCTTGATTCAGTCCTCGTTCGATAGACTCTGAATCGATATCAAAGAGTTTTAACAGTCAACGAGGACAGATATTACAATCGTACCTTCGTAATGGTTCGGAAAACTGGAACTCTTCACGAAGAGACAGTTGTCGCCACGACAGCTGTTTCTATCAATCTGACTATATCATTCACACGCTCTATTGTAGATAATAAGTAAAAGTATCTACTCGACACGGGAGAAACCACGACTAACACCACAATGGAAATTCTACTGCGCAGAGTTTCCTCTGTCAGCGAAAGCGCTCACTGTACCAACTATTAGCGTCGGTTTCGACCACTGACAATGACTCAACTCCGGCTGCTGCATGGCACTTTCACGGAGGATACGTGGTCGATCGATATCCATCTCCCTCGAAGTAATTTTCCGTGTGAGCAGACGTAGTAATGTATGAATCAGTCCGAATCCCAGTCTATTGCTATTCTTGATCGTTAGCTGTAAGATACGAGTTTGATATAAGTCCAGATCCGACTAATTCGTCATCGGGTGGTTGTCGGTGGATTCGTATCTAATGGATTTCTTGAGAATATTGTGACTGAACGACGCGTACGATAATCGATTTATCGAACCATGCTAGACACGAGAATAGATGGAGAGAAGGGTAGTTGCCTGCCTGAAGATGAGTGATCACTTCTATCCCTCACGATACTAATGATTAGATATTTTCATTCTATACTTCGATCTACCATCTCATATTTTTCTATTCGGGATTAAAAGAACAGACTATAATCATTAATGAGGCGTCACGAAGGTTGTAGATCTTGTGCTAGAGCCTTGTTCCGTGTGAACTCGTGAATTCTCAAGGAAGATCGGACGCTGCTGATCGATCAGGCGATAAACGGTCTGTATCCCCTGTGAGTACCGGGAACGTAGTTGAAAGTAGTTTAAATGAATCTTGATATAGTGAACGGAATTCACAAATGGTCTCACTGTGCAACATCACTCGAAACACTGAGTGAACGCTATAGCACCGGCGAGATTATAGCAAGTGACTGGGCAGAGAGATGTACTCGTGACCGAACGTACTCTGACAGCGTCGCCAACAAGACTATGTTAGCCACCGCTCTCGCGGGAGCTTCTTTTGAGTACAGCGGTCGAGCCTATCGACAGCTTTTGATTATAGTAGACTCTGTTGAAATCCTTAGTGAGTTACAGGTTCAGTCGGTAGTTTGAGTAGATGCAGACCCTCCCAAAGTCTCGGTTGCTCCGGTTTGTCGAGGAAGCATTTCAGTTAGCGCAACGTGCCGTAGCTCGATACTCCTCGAAGTTCTCGAAGCAACGCTACACGCTCCATCAGCACATCGTTCTCCTCTGTCTCAAGGTTCGGAAGAACACGACCTATCGTATACTCCTCGACGAACTCATTGAAATGCCCCGTATTCGGAACGCGATCAATCTCACTGAACTGCCTGCCCCATCAACACTGTGCAAAGCGTTCGATAGACTCGATATGGCTGTCTGGCGAGTGCTGCTCAAACTCTCTGTTTCACTGCTCCCGACCAACGGCGTTGCGGGGATTGATGCTTCGGGATTCGACCGCAGTCACGCCTCGAAACACTACACGAAACGAGCCAAACTCACGATTCAGCAACTCAAAGTAACACTGTTAGTCGATTCCAAAGTGAATGCTGTCCTTGATTTACACGTGACGACGACACGAAAACACGATAGCCAGATCGCTCCGTCGTTGATCAAACGAAACCCTGAGACTATCGACATCCTGCTCGGGGACAAAGGGTACGACGACCAGAAAATCAGACGGCTTGCCCGTCAACACGAGATACGTCCACTAATTAAGCATCGTGAGTTCACATCGCTTCACAAGGCATGGAACGCACGCTTAGACGCCGACCTCTACGGCCAACGGAGTCAATCAGAGACAGTCAACTCAACGCTCAAGCGGAAGTACGGCGCGTTCGTCCGTTCACGACGCTGGTGGAAACAGTTCCGTGAACTCGCTCTTGCGTGTATCGTCCACAATCTTGACCAAGCAATCTAACGACCAGTGCAGGTGGTGGAGGTAGCGTTCTATGTGGTCCGTTAAACGAGAGCACTCAACTGTTCCTCTATGGTTTCTTTTTGCTGGAATCCAGTCATCTGTGTCTGTACTTCACCATTACCCAGAATGACCAGTGTCGGGACGGCCTGTACGCTATACTCGTTCACAGTTTCAGTCTCCTCTTCTATATCGACGTGCGAGAACTCTACATCCTCGTATTCTTCATCAAGTTCGTCCAAAATTGGACGCAGTTGTTTGCACGGGCCACACCACTCTGCACGGAAACCAATTACTTCGACAGACATTCAGATTACACCTTTTACAGCGAGTCCGAAGTACTTTTTCAATTGTAACACTGGTACGTCAACTGAATGATTGCTAAGTTCGCACGTGGAGTGTACAGTAGATTCACGTGAATAAATCTCTAAAGAAGAGGATTTCAACAGAGCCTTATAGTATTATTCTTCAGTTCGGCTTCTGAAGGTCGTTAAGGACGTTTCGGGTGAACGCTTGGAGCCGCTTATCTGGTGTGAGCACTTCCGGCTTGTATTCCTTGATGTCTGAGAGTGGCCAGATTGTACTCGCCCACGAGGGATCTGGATCAAGTCGCCAGTTATAGCCGAGTGATCCTGTGCTGAATACGTGCGCGCCCGATGATGCCTCGTACGCCACCGCGTCGGCATTGGCGTCGCGGTGAACAGATGTCGGCAGAAGATCCTCGTCAGCAGTCCCTTCCTCGTAGTGGAAAAACGTCGTCAGTTCGCTCGGGGCACAATCCTCACGGATGTAGTCCCATTCGTGGCCAATGCAGCCAACGACTGTGTCGCCGGCTTTGAATCCTGTGTTGCGCATCCACGGGTGATCGAGCGCATCCTCAACGACAGTGTAATTAGGAGCCGCCTCACGTCCCGCCCCGGTCCCCATGACCCCAAGCAGTTCACACTCGGGCCGTGGATCAGGAAGATCTCGGAACAAGCCCGTTTCATCTTGCGTGTCAGCCATTGGATCGTCCTCTACGTTCTCTTTGTAACCAACGATCGTCCGATCGTCCTCGTAGCGAATCTGCCAGAGGGCAGTGTTTGCTGCAAGAAACGCAACGTTTGTTCCCGCATCCCGAGCTGCCTCGAACCCGTCGCGTTGGGCCCTGCTCCAGTACTCGTCGTGGCCTGAACTGATGATAAGATCGTGCCTTTGGAGCATCTCTGGATTGCGGTGGACATCGCTGTCCATGACGTACGAGACGTCATACCCCTCACGTTCGAGAAATCGAAGCGCGTGGATAGCGTAGCTCATGTGGAGTCTCGGTGCCTGTCGCGGACGGTCGTACGAAACGACATCCGCCGATTCCGTCCCGTTGTCGGTGTCCTCGTCAGTACTCGTGAATCCGTAGAGACTCTTTCCACCCCATCCATTGTACGCCTGTGAGGTGGCGTAGGGTAACTGAACGAGCAGCTTCGAGGGCTGTGCATCGTCCCGGGGACGGACTGCAAACGCGTGTGCCGTTGAGTCGCCTTTGTGTTTGCCACCAGTGCGAACGAACTTCGCCAAGTACAGTCCCGTCGTCCATTGCTTCGTCGTCTCAGCTCTGTCTGTGACCGGCCAGTTGCATTGAACTTTCCCCAATTGATCGGGATCAGGGATCGGCTGGACCGTGCCCCTCGACTCGGGAAGGCAGGCTACTAACCGTCCACCATCGCCGCCGTACCAGCCCAATCGATAGATCTCAACGCGGTACGATGACGGTGGGTCCGTGCTGACGTGAAATTCGACGGCTTCGCCAGATGTGATACTCGTCTGTGAGGTGTATCCCTCTATCCGGTGGGTTATTCGCCACGGCCGCGATCGAATCGGTAACGACGGAAACCAACGAGCGTCACCAGACTTTCTGTTCTCCACTGTGATAGGGTTCGCTTTCACTGTCCCAGCGGACGCCGTTGCACCAGCCACTGAAAGGGCCGCTGCCCCGGCAACTGTTCGCAGATAGCCCCGTCGGGAGACGTTCCCGTCTGATACACCGTCGCCGGTGCTATCCGCAAACTTGTCGTCGGACATGACACTCCCCAAGATGGCTCAATCAATAAAGATTTCTATTGTGAATGTCGGAAATCGCCCTGCTTAGGCCTTCATTCCCGTGAATTCGGCATGGTATACTGCTGCACTGTATCGCTTTCTTCGTGTAATTTCTCATGGAGGTATGAGTACTGATCCCCTCATTTCTTGAACAATCGTCATCTAATTCCACATATTCTACATCAAACACAATTAGTTTGTAATAAAACTTACAGTAGATAAAAACCGAACCTACGCATCATACTTCTTATACAATTTCTTGTTCAAGATGAATTGTCTGGTGAGAAATTGGGTGTTTTGGATGGACTCGGCGTTGATTACAGCGACTTCGAAAGATATGTTGTGGTCTGCACGATTGGTCAATCAAGCTCGCTCCAAACGGGTCGTCGTTGACACTCTGTCGTAGTGCAATTAGCAGTCGTCGATCGAGCCTGCATTCGGCATCACTCTCGGAACGTACTCGCCGAGAACCCGCCGTCGACAGTGAGTATCTCTCCTGTGGTGTAACTGGCTGCGTCACTAGCGAGATAGATGACTGCGCCCGCTATCTCTTCGGGACCTCCCATCCGCCCACCGACCGTTCGCTGCTCGATCGTCTCGTGGCGTGGTGTTCCTTCGGTGTAGGTTCCTGTGGTCTGCTCAGAGACGATGAATCCTGGTCTGACTGCATTCACTCGAATTTCGGGACCGAGTTCCTCAGCGGCGACTCGGGTGAACGCATCGATACTTCCCTTAGCTGCAGAATACGCTGCAAGGTTCGGGATAGCCAGTCTCGCCGACAACGATGCAATATTGATAACAGATCCAGTGTCCATCGCATTGGCGAACACCTGCGTCGCCCGGTACGTGCCGTCTATCTGGAGATCAAACACGTCCGCCCAGTCCTCCTCAGAGGCTTCAAGGACGTCTGTGCGTGCGATGTAGCTCGCAGAGTTGACAAGTATATCGACCCCACCGAACACGTCGAACGCATCGTGCTGTAGTCGCTCGACGGACTCCCGATCGGTCACATCGCAAGTCAGCTCGGCCGTGTCGGCTCCGAGTTCTCGGAGCGACGCTGCCGTGTTCGCTACCTTCTCTTCGGTCCGACTCGCGGCGATCACGTCGGCTCCATCGGCCGCGAATGCCTTGGCGACTGCTTGTCCAATGCCGCTCGTACCGCCAATCACGACAGCTCGCTTGTTCTCGACGGTCACTGGTGTATGCGTAAAATCGTCATTCATGACAGGATAACCGCAAAGCACCGACTTAGTGATTGTGGTGAGCCAAGCGTCGTTCGGAGAATGGTTTGAGTGCTTCTTTTCGACGATCGATCGACGCGGCGCGGGAGGTACATAAGAGACGGTGTCGATTGTCATCTGATTCGTCGAACTACTAACTGGGTCAGCTCCTATTGCTCTCGAATTCGAGTCTCGTTCAGTGCGCTCCCGTGCGTACAGGTGCGTACTGTGCTCGATATTCGATAGAGGCTACGTGAAGACGAACCATGAAACAGTATCGTTCATAGCCCATTCGTAGGTTAGCAGTATCGAACCGATGGAAATCATCCGACGGGTTATTTTTTAAAACGCTCTCTGACTTTTCATCACTGTTGAGATAGTCTAATCGAGATCACTACGTGGCGAATGGGACTGTGTCTGGGCAGATGTCGATCGGTTCTCAAAGCCCCACAAGCCGCGGCTATCTACTCGTGCGTCGGCTTCGATCGTTCCGAACGTCTCCCGAAGAGTGAACTCCGAATCGTCATACCGACGGGCGTACCCCCGCTCAAGCAACGCACGATTGAAATTCGTCTCGCCCTTGTAGACGTACACGACGAGTCGCCCGTGGGTGTCGCGTCTATCAGTGTCTGGGTCCGTAACAATGCGAACCTGCTCTCCAACCAGTTCGGTACGGGTGAATGTAGTTGCTCTATCTCCCCACAGCAAGAGCCAATTGCGACCCCGGGGTGTGTCAGGAATCCCGTATTCGTCGGGGGTCTCATAGGCGGTGTTGGTTTCCGGGGTGTCGACTCCAAGCAGGCGAACAAGATCGATCTTGCCATCCGAATACGCAACTTCAACTGTATCTCCATCGATGGCGCGCGTGACTGTTACCGATCGTTCTATCCCATCGTCAGTCGGGTTATCTGGTCTCGGAATGGGCGTCGGTGGTGGCTCAGATGTCAGTGTCGCTGTCGAAGTGACTGTGGGCGTCGCTGGTTGT
The nucleotide sequence above comes from Halocatena marina. Encoded proteins:
- a CDS encoding thermonuclease family protein encodes the protein MTSKIRVLLLVLLLVVPLAGCGSNNEPASLTPESTETSSPTATVSQTSTTRASTPASTPIHLIATSSGTQTQTQIQTGTATDTLSPSTVGPERTASPSTTQPATPTVTSTATLTSEPPPTPIPRPDNPTDDGIERSVTVTRAIDGDTVEVAYSDGKIDLVRLLGVDTPETNTAYETPDEYGIPDTPRGRNWLLLWGDRATTFTRTELVGEQVRIVTDPDTDRRDTHGRLVVYVYKGETNFNRALLERGYARRYDDSEFTLRETFGTIEADARVDSRGLWGFENRSTSAQTQSHSPRSDLD